From one Candidatus Melainabacteria bacterium genomic stretch:
- a CDS encoding right-handed parallel beta-helix repeat-containing protein — translation MRKIVTLILLLIWNTSLSSWAQEEKKLKNISGEINEDQIWSGNIHVTGDIWVNRGVTLTILPGTVIKVSAFSDDQHGGKDHPHDPPFPNDPDRIETKSTQIIIDGSLNAIGTPDKRIVFTSDSENPTTYDWDGLLISRGKLKYAIIEYARYNNIQESSNVVIANSIIRNALECCLCIGHAKPVSPRILNNEIYNCGHEGIDYAGGSALIEGNYFHLENPEIQPNPTIGRNGIIVYKNAYPIIKKNTFKKLVDAILFLNDALNEEKKRSKVIVRDNKIEENDVGIEMEPGFPSGVVIIKNNQLINNKEDKIIRRL, via the coding sequence ATGAGAAAAATAGTTACTTTAATTCTTTTGCTGATTTGGAATACTTCACTAAGTAGTTGGGCTCAAGAAGAAAAAAAGCTCAAGAATATCTCTGGTGAAATAAATGAAGATCAAATCTGGTCTGGAAATATTCATGTTACTGGTGATATCTGGGTAAATAGAGGAGTAACCCTAACCATATTGCCAGGAACTGTAATTAAAGTTTCTGCTTTCAGTGATGACCAGCATGGTGGGAAAGACCATCCGCATGATCCACCGTTCCCTAATGATCCTGATCGCATTGAAACAAAAAGCACCCAGATTATAATTGATGGTTCACTAAATGCAATCGGGACACCAGACAAGAGAATTGTTTTTACATCTGATAGTGAAAATCCGACAACATATGACTGGGATGGGTTACTTATTTCCCGAGGCAAATTAAAGTATGCAATTATTGAATATGCTCGTTATAACAATATTCAAGAGTCTTCTAATGTAGTCATTGCAAATAGCATTATTAGAAATGCTCTTGAGTGCTGCCTTTGCATTGGTCATGCAAAACCTGTCAGCCCTCGGATATTAAATAATGAAATTTATAACTGTGGACATGAAGGGATTGATTATGCTGGTGGCTCTGCTTTAATTGAAGGAAATTATTTTCACCTGGAAAATCCTGAAATACAGCCGAATCCTACAATAGGAAGAAATGGAATTATAGTATATAAAAACGCTTACCCAATTATTAAAAAAAATACATTTAAGAAACTTGTGGACGCCATACTTTTCCTGAACGATGCTCTTAACGAAGAGAAAAAAAGAAGTAAGGTTATAGTCAGGGATAATAAGATAGAAGAAAATGATGTTGGCATTGAGATGGAGCCTGGCTTTCCTAGTGGTGTAGTGATTATAAAAAATAATCAACTGATTAACAATAAAGAAGATAAAATAATCAGAAGATTATAA